In Polaribacter pacificus, the genomic window AGCAATAACAATTTTTCGTAAAAATGATTGATTGTTGGCGAGTCAGATTTTTTATACGCCTCTTTGGTCATGGTTAAATTTGGTTTAATCTGAGGGTCGTATAAGGCTCTGTTTTTAAATCCTCCATAATTAAAACAGCGCGCAATTCCAACAGCTCCAATAGCATCTAGGCGATCGGCATCTTGAACAACGGCAAGCTCTGGAGAGCTAAAAGCAACTCCATTTTTTTCCAAGCTATTTTTATAAGAAATGTGTTTGATGATGTTTGTTATATGGTCTATAATTAAAGAGTCAACCCCTTGTTTTTCTAAGAAAGTTCTAGCCTTTGCAGGGCCAACTTCTTCATCGCCGTCATAAAATTTTGCGTCGGCAATATCGTGCAATAAGGCCCCTAAAGAAACAATTAAAAGGTCTACCTGTTCTTCTTTTGCGATGAGCAATGCGTTCTTATAAACCCGCTCTATATGAAACCAATCATGTCCTCCTTCGGCGCCTTTTAAGGTTTCTTTTACAAAGGCGATGGTTTGGTTGATAAGTGTATCTTGGTTCATAAAATTCTGTTTTTTAACAAAAGTAAGCCTCACAAAAATAGGCAAAATATGCTACCTTTACTTGCATGTATGCATTGGTAGATTGCAATAATTTTTACGCCTCTTGTGAACGGGTTTTTAACCCTAGTTTACAGGGAAAACCCGTGGCTGTTTTAAGCAATAATGACGGTTGTGTTATCGCGATGAGTGATGAAGCCAAGGCGTTACAATTGCCCTTTGGAGCTCCAATTTTTAAGTGGGAGTCTTTTTGTAAAATGCACGGGATAGAAATCTTGTCATCCAACTATCCATTGTACGGAGATATGAGTGCACGGGTTATGAAAATTCTCGAGCAGTTTTCTAAAGATATTGAAGTCTATTCTATTGATGAAGCTTTTTTAGACCTCAAGGGTTTTGATCAAGCCGCACTCACCAAGTACGCTTTAGAAATGCGGACCCGTATTTTGCAATGGACAGGCATTCCGACCTGTGTAGGAATAGGGCCTACCAAGGCACTTAGCAAAGTGGCGAATAAAATTGCCAGAAAGTTTCCAAAACAAACCCAAGGTGTTTATGTTATAGATTCCGAAGAAAAACGAGTTAAAGCCTTAAAATGGATTCTGTTAAAAGATGTATGGGGCATCGGAAGACGCCTAGAAAAACGCTTGGCCAGTAAAGGTTGCAAAACTGCTTTTGATTTTGCGCAGTTGGATGAGCATTGGCTGCGTAAAAACTTTTCGATTACAGAATGGAAATTACAAAAAGAATTAGCCGGCATTCCTAAGATTGAAATGGAGCTTGCTCAAAGTACTAAAAAGACCATTGCTACTACACGAAGTTTTGAACACACCTTTTCTGACCTCGAAAATATTAAAGAACGCATTGCTACGTTTGCAGTTTCCTGCTCAGAAAAACTGCGAAAACAGCACTCAAGTTGCCATATGGTTTTGGTTTTTTTAAGCAGCAATCGCCATCAAAAAGAAGAAGTGCAGCACCAGGCAAGCACC contains:
- a CDS encoding HD domain-containing protein, producing the protein MNQDTLINQTIAFVKETLKGAEGGHDWFHIERVYKNALLIAKEEQVDLLIVSLGALLHDIADAKFYDGDEEVGPAKARTFLEKQGVDSLIIDHITNIIKHISYKNSLEKNGVAFSSPELAVVQDADRLDAIGAVGIARCFNYGGFKNRALYDPQIKPNLTMTKEAYKKSDSPTINHFYEKLLLLKDQMNTATAKKIAEERHAFMETFLQQFYDEWNGVK
- a CDS encoding Y-family DNA polymerase, which gives rise to MYALVDCNNFYASCERVFNPSLQGKPVAVLSNNDGCVIAMSDEAKALQLPFGAPIFKWESFCKMHGIEILSSNYPLYGDMSARVMKILEQFSKDIEVYSIDEAFLDLKGFDQAALTKYALEMRTRILQWTGIPTCVGIGPTKALSKVANKIARKFPKQTQGVYVIDSEEKRVKALKWILLKDVWGIGRRLEKRLASKGCKTAFDFAQLDEHWLRKNFSITEWKLQKELAGIPKIEMELAQSTKKTIATTRSFEHTFSDLENIKERIATFAVSCSEKLRKQHSSCHMVLVFLSSNRHQKEEVQHQASTTVVFPYPTDSSLSISHAAVQAVESIFREGVEYKRAGVLVTGLVPTANHQLNFFECENPKHKSLMNAIDSLNGRYKTDVIKLGRQDLQRTWKMRQERLSPKFTTNFKDIIVVK